One genomic region from Pseudoduganella lutea encodes:
- a CDS encoding thymidine kinase produces MAKLYFRYSAMNAGKSTAMLQVAHNYEEQGQAVRLFTAAIDDRFGVGRITSRLGLQREVETFDAATNFLDIDKVACVLVDEAQFLSVPQVQQLHQLAQVKGVPVICYGLRTDFRGEPFPGSVYLLALADTIEELKNICTCGKKATMNIRVDEHGNRIREGAQIAIGGNERYRQACGRCFYSGGH; encoded by the coding sequence GTGGCAAAACTCTACTTCCGTTACTCTGCGATGAACGCAGGCAAATCCACCGCGATGCTGCAGGTCGCCCATAATTACGAAGAGCAGGGCCAGGCCGTGCGGCTGTTCACCGCCGCGATCGACGACCGTTTCGGCGTGGGCCGGATCACGTCGCGCCTGGGCTTGCAGCGGGAAGTGGAAACGTTCGATGCCGCGACCAACTTCCTCGACATCGACAAGGTGGCCTGCGTGCTCGTCGACGAGGCGCAGTTCCTTTCCGTGCCGCAGGTGCAGCAGTTGCACCAGCTGGCGCAGGTGAAGGGCGTGCCGGTGATCTGCTATGGCTTGCGCACCGACTTTCGCGGCGAACCGTTTCCCGGCTCGGTCTACCTGCTGGCGCTGGCCGACACGATCGAGGAACTCAAGAATATCTGCACGTGCGGCAAGAAAGCGACGATGAATATCCGCGTCGATGAACACGGCAATCGCATCCGCGAAGGCGCGCAGATCGCCATCGGCGGGAATGAGCGCTACCGTCAGGCGTGCGGGCGCTGCTTCTACAGTGGCGGCCACTGA